TCGCCGAGGCTCAGGAAATGATCGCCGGCTCGGATCCTGACATGCGCGAGCTGGCCGAGGGGGAGCTGCCCGGTCTCAAGGAGCAGCGCGAGGCCTACTGGGACGAGCTGTTGGATATGACCGTCGGCGGCGAAGATGCCAACCGCACCCGCTGCATCATGGAGATTCGCGCGGGAACCGGCGGTGACGAAGCGGCCCTGTTTGCCCGCGACCTGTACGACATGTACAGCCACTACGCCGACCACAAAGGCTGGAAGGTGGAAGTGATGGACATGAACGCCACCGAACTGGGTGGCTTCAAGGAAATCGTCCTCAGCGTTTCGGGCGAAGGTGTCTATCGCGAGCTGCAGTACGAAAGCGGCGTCCACCGCGTGCAGCGCGTCCCCAAGACCGAAGCCAAGGGACGCATTCACACCTCGACCGCCACCGTGGCCGTCATGCCCGAGCCCGAGGATGTGGAAATCGACATCAAGCCCGACGATTACCGCAAGGACCTGTTTTGCGCGAGCGGTCCCGGTGGGCAGCACGTGAACAAAACGGCCTCGGCCGTGCGTTTGACCCACTACGAGACGGGCATCGTTGTCAGTTGTCAGGACGAAAAAAGTCAGCACAAGAACCTGGCCAAGGCCCTGCGCGTGCTCAAAACGCGCGTCTACGAAATGAAGCGCCAAGCCGAAGATGCGAAGCGCGCCAGCGAACGCAAAACCCTGGTCGGCAGCGGCGAGCGCAGCGAGAAAATCCGCACCTACAATTTTCCCGAGAACCGCGTCACGGATCACCGCATTAACCTCACGCTGTACAAGCTGTCGAATATCCTGGCGGGCGACCTCGCGCCGGTGACCGAAGCCCTGATCGATTACGATCGCCAAGCGCAGCGATCGCTGATGGGTACCGTCGATTGAACTCCTCTACGGCCTGCTGCTCTCTGCCTGCTGCCCGCCGCTATCTGACTACTGACTACCGGCAACTGACTACTGGATTGGCCATGTCCGAAGCCGAAGTGTGGACCGTCGGGCGGCTGCTGACCTGGACGGCCCAGTTTCTGAAGGATCGCGGCGCCGAGAGTCCCCGCTTGGACGCTGAAATCTTGCTGGCCGAGGCCCGCGGCAGCCGGCGGATCGACCTTTACACCTCGTTCGAAGAAGCGCCGACCGAAGAAGTCCGCACGAAGTTCCGCCAGTTGGTCAAGCAGCGGGCCGAAGGCATGCCGGTCGCCTACCTGGTAGGCCGCCGCGAATTCTATTCGCTGCCGTTTCAAGTGACCCGCGACGTTCTCATCCCGCGCCCGGAAACCGAACTTTTGGTCGTGCGCCTCTTGGACCTGTTGGCAGCAGGCGCGCAGCAGACGCCCGGCGAAACTTTGCACGTTGCCGACGTGGGCACCGGCAGCGGGATTATCGCGATCTGCGCCGCCAAGAGATTTGCGAATTGCCACGTGACCGCGATCGACAAGAGTGCCGCCGCGATAACAATCGCCCGCGCGAATGCCGAACAGCACGGCGTGGCCGAGCGCATGGAATTCGTCGAAGGCGATTTGCTATCAGGGCTGCCGGCCGAGCCCACGTTCGATTTCATCGCCAGCAACCCGCCCTACGTCAGCGAAGCCGAATTCGCGCAGCTAGCACGCGATGTACGCGATTTCGAGCCGCGCGGGGCACTCGTCTCCGGGCCGCACGGCACCGAGGTCATCGAACGCCTGGTGCCGCAGGCGGCCGAACGGCTGAAATCGGGCGGGCATCTCTTGACCGAGATCAGCCCCATGATCGAAGCTGATGTGCGGCGCCTGATCGAGAGCGACGCACGCTTCGAACTCGCCCCAACGATTAAGGACCTGGCCGGCCACGCTCGCGTGGTACAAGCCAGGCGAAGATAAACGACGAGAGGCGACGAGCTTTACGACCCTTCCATCAACAACGCTGCGTCAAAACTTCGGTGCCACTGGTGGCTCGTGCACCAGTGCTGAACTCACAGCAGACACCGCTCTTCACCGAGAACCTAGACAGCCAGCAGCATGGATGCTCTGCGAATCACAGGCGGCGCGAAGCTCGCCGGCACGGTTTCGGTCAGCGGATCGAAGAATGCGGCGCTCCCGATGATGGCCGCGGCGATACTTGCCGACGGACCTGTGCGAATTGATGGCGTGCCGCGCCTGCTTGATGTCGAAACGCTGGCACAGTTGCTCACGCGGCTCGGCAT
This genomic stretch from Pirellulales bacterium harbors:
- the prfA gene encoding peptide chain release factor 1; the protein is MRDQLDQTLARFEVLEKQLLDPAVQANGAQMAAVYREHGSLAKLATKYRRFKDLNAQIAEAQEMIAGSDPDMRELAEGELPGLKEQREAYWDELLDMTVGGEDANRTRCIMEIRAGTGGDEAALFARDLYDMYSHYADHKGWKVEVMDMNATELGGFKEIVLSVSGEGVYRELQYESGVHRVQRVPKTEAKGRIHTSTATVAVMPEPEDVEIDIKPDDYRKDLFCASGPGGQHVNKTASAVRLTHYETGIVVSCQDEKSQHKNLAKALRVLKTRVYEMKRQAEDAKRASERKTLVGSGERSEKIRTYNFPENRVTDHRINLTLYKLSNILAGDLAPVTEALIDYDRQAQRSLMGTVD
- the prmC gene encoding peptide chain release factor N(5)-glutamine methyltransferase; the encoded protein is MSEAEVWTVGRLLTWTAQFLKDRGAESPRLDAEILLAEARGSRRIDLYTSFEEAPTEEVRTKFRQLVKQRAEGMPVAYLVGRREFYSLPFQVTRDVLIPRPETELLVVRLLDLLAAGAQQTPGETLHVADVGTGSGIIAICAAKRFANCHVTAIDKSAAAITIARANAEQHGVAERMEFVEGDLLSGLPAEPTFDFIASNPPYVSEAEFAQLARDVRDFEPRGALVSGPHGTEVIERLVPQAAERLKSGGHLLTEISPMIEADVRRLIESDARFELAPTIKDLAGHARVVQARRR